The following proteins come from a genomic window of Oncorhynchus kisutch isolate 150728-3 unplaced genomic scaffold, Okis_V2 Okis06b-Okis10b_hom, whole genome shotgun sequence:
- the LOC116359934 gene encoding cleavage and polyadenylation specificity factor subunit 4 — MQDLIATVDHIKFDLEIAVEQQLGAQPLPFPGMDKSGAAVCEFFMRAACLKGGMCPFRHISGEKTVVCKHWLRGLCKKGDQCEFLHEYDMTKMPECYFYSKFGECSNKECPFLHIDPESKIKDCPWYDRGFCKHGPDCRHRHTRRVICMNYLVGFCPEGRSCKFMHPRFELPMGATEQPPLPAQILGHQKPMPSLGRSSLSLIQLTNPGGGAGPHQHQHHQRQPYSSGPSMHQHHNNMGGGNRGPRPLDQVTCYKCGEKGHYANKCTKGHLAFLSGQ; from the exons ATGCAGGACCTGATAGCCACCGTGGACCACATCAAGTTTGATCTAGAGATAGCTGTGGAGCAGCAGCTGGGGGCTCAGCCTCTCCCTTTCCCCGGGATGGACA AGTCCGGGGCTGCTGTGTGTGAGTTCTTCATGAGAGCAGCCTGTCTCAAAG GTGGGATGTGTCCGTTCCGTCACATCAGTGGGGAGAAGACGGTGGTGTGTAAACATTGGCTCAGAGGACTCTGTAAGAAGGGAGACCAGTGTGAGTTCCTACACGAGTACGACATGACCAAGATGCCCGAGTGTTACTTCTACTCCAAGTTCG gAGAGTGCAGTAACAAGGAGTGTCCGTTCCTCCACATCGACCCAGAGTCTAAGATCAAAGACTGTCCCTGGTATGACAGAGGCTTCTGCAAACATG gTCCAGACTGTAGACATCGCCACACCAGAAGAGTAATCTGTATGAACTACTTGGTTGGTTTCTGTCCAGAGGGCCGGTCCTGTAAATTCATGCA CCCGCGGTTTGAGCTGCCGATGGGAGCCACAGAACAGCCTCCTCTACCAGCACAGATACTGGGTCACCAGAAG CCGATGCCTTCGCTTGGCCGCTCGTCCCTGTCACTCATCCAGCTGACCAATCCCGGGGGAGGTGCAGGTCCTCACCAGCATCAACACCATCAACGCCAGCCATACTCCTCTGGTCCCAGCATGCATCAGCACCACAACAACATGGGAGGAGGGAACAGGGGTCCACGCCCACTAGACCAGGTCACCTGCTACAAG tgtggTGAGAAGGGCCACTATGCCAATAAATGCACCAAAGGACACCTGGCCTTCCTCAGTGGACAGTAA